One region of Thunnus albacares chromosome 8, fThuAlb1.1, whole genome shotgun sequence genomic DNA includes:
- the LOC122987589 gene encoding FXYD domain-containing ion transport regulator 6-like isoform X3 codes for MDLVVLVAFSSWLAPALASAADDDKDYDSAFHYDYESLRIGGLVFAVVLFLLGIALIVTRKCTCSKSDKSRSKGPDVESGAPKA; via the exons ATGGATCTTGTGGTGTTGGTGGCATTCAGCTCCTGGCTGGCTCCTGCACTCG cttcagcagcagatgatgaCAAAG ACTACGACAGTGCTTTTCATTACG attACGAATCTCTGAGAATCGGTGGCCTAGTTTTCGCAGTGGTACTGTTCCTCTTGGGCATCGCCCTCATTGTCA cccGAAAATGTACCTGTTCGAAGAGTGATAAGTCGAG GTCCAAGGGTCCTGATGTGGAATCAGGTGCTCCAAAGg CTTAG
- the LOC122987589 gene encoding FXYD domain-containing ion transport regulator 6-like isoform X1 has protein sequence MDLVVLVAFSSWLAPALGSAFGREMLASAADDDKDYDSAFHYDYESLRIGGLVFAVVLFLLGIALIVTRKCTCSKSDKSRSKGPDVESGAPKA, from the exons ATGGATCTTGTGGTGTTGGTGGCATTCAGCTCCTGGCTGGCTCCTGCACTCG GATCAGCATTTGGCAGGGAAATGTTAG cttcagcagcagatgatgaCAAAG ACTACGACAGTGCTTTTCATTACG attACGAATCTCTGAGAATCGGTGGCCTAGTTTTCGCAGTGGTACTGTTCCTCTTGGGCATCGCCCTCATTGTCA cccGAAAATGTACCTGTTCGAAGAGTGATAAGTCGAG GTCCAAGGGTCCTGATGTGGAATCAGGTGCTCCAAAGg CTTAG
- the LOC122987589 gene encoding FXYD domain-containing ion transport regulator 6-like isoform X2, with the protein MDLVVLVAFSSWLAPALGSAFGREMLASAADDDKDYESLRIGGLVFAVVLFLLGIALIVTRKCTCSKSDKSRSKGPDVESGAPKA; encoded by the exons ATGGATCTTGTGGTGTTGGTGGCATTCAGCTCCTGGCTGGCTCCTGCACTCG GATCAGCATTTGGCAGGGAAATGTTAG cttcagcagcagatgatgaCAAAG attACGAATCTCTGAGAATCGGTGGCCTAGTTTTCGCAGTGGTACTGTTCCTCTTGGGCATCGCCCTCATTGTCA cccGAAAATGTACCTGTTCGAAGAGTGATAAGTCGAG GTCCAAGGGTCCTGATGTGGAATCAGGTGCTCCAAAGg CTTAG
- the LOC122987589 gene encoding FXYD domain-containing ion transport regulator 6-like isoform X4 has translation MDLVVLVAFSSWLAPALASAADDDKDYESLRIGGLVFAVVLFLLGIALIVTRKCTCSKSDKSRSKGPDVESGAPKA, from the exons ATGGATCTTGTGGTGTTGGTGGCATTCAGCTCCTGGCTGGCTCCTGCACTCG cttcagcagcagatgatgaCAAAG attACGAATCTCTGAGAATCGGTGGCCTAGTTTTCGCAGTGGTACTGTTCCTCTTGGGCATCGCCCTCATTGTCA cccGAAAATGTACCTGTTCGAAGAGTGATAAGTCGAG GTCCAAGGGTCCTGATGTGGAATCAGGTGCTCCAAAGg CTTAG
- the LOC122987588 gene encoding NF-kappa-B inhibitor delta isoform X2, with protein MHFDKSPKEKPCCTLPTVKKLLEQKRRRETSSVPPSSSTASTSPVPPTAVTLPEPSSEPFTCTGASSSYSNMAVGYEQWSSVPESTLSYYPSQPGPSYAAPFSHPMASEYSTQQQVQTFGDTMSQAYECPMPVADQSMATSWSLLGPSQTTQLSFGSSLDANKLEEARMMLRGMDYSRATGQDEDGDTILHIYTAKGLRECAFAAAERLRDLGRLDAKEHKGKTALLVAVTANQPEIVQDLLSFGTDINACDVKGQTALHLAAHYGFPGVLQAILSSRPAVNLEARNFEGMTPLHCAAISHSVTMKALFTSGLPDVNLQTKAAEKLNCVQMLLTAGASLLSQEIKSNKTLLHLAVKEGNIDLVRYLLRIPLPNMKDFVNMKAHGHTALHMAAGLHGNPHQEEILRLLLGRGADPSIRNLENDQPAHLLQSGPQGEQLKLMLKKRNASSRRRIVPLQDQE; from the exons ATGCACTTTGATAAAT CGCCAAAGGAGAAGCCGTGTTGCACTCTGCCCACAGTGAAGAAACTCTTGGAGCAGAAGAGAAGGCGTGAGACATCCTCGGTgccaccctcctcctccacagccAGCACCAGTCCTGTTCCTCCAACCGCTGTTACA TTGCCAGAACCATCATCAGAACCGTTTACCTGCACAG GTGCATCAAGCAGCTACTCAAACATGGCAGTGGGCTATGAGCAGTGGTCCTCGGTACCAGAATCTACACTTAGTTACTACCCCAGCCAACCAGGACCCAGCTATGCTGCACCCTTCAGCCACCCAATGGCCTCGGAAtacagcacacagcagcaggtcCAGACCTTTGGAGATACAATGTCTCAGGCATAT gAATGCCCGATGCCAGTCGCAGATCAAAGTATGGCTACGTCTTGGTCACTTCTGGGTCCCAGTCAGACCACACAGCTGAGTTTTGGTTCGTCGCTGGATGCCAACAAGCTGGAAGAAGCCAGGATGATGCTCAGAGGGATGGACTACAGCAGAGCCACCGGGCAGGATGAAGATGGAGACAC CATCCTGCACATCTACACTGCCAAAGGGCTCAGGGAGTGTGCCTTTGCTGCGGCAGAGAGGCTGAGGGATTTAGGGAGGCTCGATGCCAAAGAACACAAGGGCAAG ACTGCCTTACTGGTGGCAGTGACAGCAAACCAGCCGGAGATTGTGCAAGATCTGCTGTCATTTGGAACAGACATCAATGCTTGTGATGTTAAAGGACAAACTGCCCTTCATCTGGCTGCCCACTATGGCTTCCCCGGTGTTCTGCAG GCTATTCTGTCTAGCAGACCTGCTGTCAACCTTGAGGCCCGCAATTTTGAGG GTATGACGCCTCTGCACTGTGCAGCCATTTCTCACAGTGTCACCATGAAGGCTTTATTTACCAGCGGGCTGCCAGATGTTAACCTTCAGACCAAGGCTGCGGAGAAGCTCAACTGTGTGCAGATGCTTCTCACTGCAGGGGCGTCTCTGCTGAGCCAG GAAATCAAAAGTAACAAGACATTGCTGCACTTGGCTGTAAAGGAGGGGAACATTGATCTGGTCCGTTATCTGCTCAGGATTCCCCTGCCTAACATGAAAGACTTTGTCAACATGAAA GCTCACGGTCACACAGCTTTACACATGGCAGCTGGTCTCCATGGTAACCCCCATCAGGAGGAAATCCTGCGGCTGCTGCTGGGCAGAGGAGCCGATCCCAGTATCCGCAACCTGGAGAATGACCAGCCAGCACACCTCCTGCAGAGTGGCCCCCAGGGAGAGCAG CTCAAGCTTATGCTGAAGAAGCGAAATGCTTCATCTCGTCGACGTATTGTGCCCTTGCAGGACCAGGAATAA
- the LOC122987588 gene encoding NF-kappa-B inhibitor delta isoform X1, translated as MHFDKSPKEKPCCTLPTVKKLLEQKRRRETSSVPPSSSTASTSPVPPTAVTQLPEPSSEPFTCTGASSSYSNMAVGYEQWSSVPESTLSYYPSQPGPSYAAPFSHPMASEYSTQQQVQTFGDTMSQAYECPMPVADQSMATSWSLLGPSQTTQLSFGSSLDANKLEEARMMLRGMDYSRATGQDEDGDTILHIYTAKGLRECAFAAAERLRDLGRLDAKEHKGKTALLVAVTANQPEIVQDLLSFGTDINACDVKGQTALHLAAHYGFPGVLQAILSSRPAVNLEARNFEGMTPLHCAAISHSVTMKALFTSGLPDVNLQTKAAEKLNCVQMLLTAGASLLSQEIKSNKTLLHLAVKEGNIDLVRYLLRIPLPNMKDFVNMKAHGHTALHMAAGLHGNPHQEEILRLLLGRGADPSIRNLENDQPAHLLQSGPQGEQLKLMLKKRNASSRRRIVPLQDQE; from the exons ATGCACTTTGATAAAT CGCCAAAGGAGAAGCCGTGTTGCACTCTGCCCACAGTGAAGAAACTCTTGGAGCAGAAGAGAAGGCGTGAGACATCCTCGGTgccaccctcctcctccacagccAGCACCAGTCCTGTTCCTCCAACCGCTGTTACA CAGTTGCCAGAACCATCATCAGAACCGTTTACCTGCACAG GTGCATCAAGCAGCTACTCAAACATGGCAGTGGGCTATGAGCAGTGGTCCTCGGTACCAGAATCTACACTTAGTTACTACCCCAGCCAACCAGGACCCAGCTATGCTGCACCCTTCAGCCACCCAATGGCCTCGGAAtacagcacacagcagcaggtcCAGACCTTTGGAGATACAATGTCTCAGGCATAT gAATGCCCGATGCCAGTCGCAGATCAAAGTATGGCTACGTCTTGGTCACTTCTGGGTCCCAGTCAGACCACACAGCTGAGTTTTGGTTCGTCGCTGGATGCCAACAAGCTGGAAGAAGCCAGGATGATGCTCAGAGGGATGGACTACAGCAGAGCCACCGGGCAGGATGAAGATGGAGACAC CATCCTGCACATCTACACTGCCAAAGGGCTCAGGGAGTGTGCCTTTGCTGCGGCAGAGAGGCTGAGGGATTTAGGGAGGCTCGATGCCAAAGAACACAAGGGCAAG ACTGCCTTACTGGTGGCAGTGACAGCAAACCAGCCGGAGATTGTGCAAGATCTGCTGTCATTTGGAACAGACATCAATGCTTGTGATGTTAAAGGACAAACTGCCCTTCATCTGGCTGCCCACTATGGCTTCCCCGGTGTTCTGCAG GCTATTCTGTCTAGCAGACCTGCTGTCAACCTTGAGGCCCGCAATTTTGAGG GTATGACGCCTCTGCACTGTGCAGCCATTTCTCACAGTGTCACCATGAAGGCTTTATTTACCAGCGGGCTGCCAGATGTTAACCTTCAGACCAAGGCTGCGGAGAAGCTCAACTGTGTGCAGATGCTTCTCACTGCAGGGGCGTCTCTGCTGAGCCAG GAAATCAAAAGTAACAAGACATTGCTGCACTTGGCTGTAAAGGAGGGGAACATTGATCTGGTCCGTTATCTGCTCAGGATTCCCCTGCCTAACATGAAAGACTTTGTCAACATGAAA GCTCACGGTCACACAGCTTTACACATGGCAGCTGGTCTCCATGGTAACCCCCATCAGGAGGAAATCCTGCGGCTGCTGCTGGGCAGAGGAGCCGATCCCAGTATCCGCAACCTGGAGAATGACCAGCCAGCACACCTCCTGCAGAGTGGCCCCCAGGGAGAGCAG CTCAAGCTTATGCTGAAGAAGCGAAATGCTTCATCTCGTCGACGTATTGTGCCCTTGCAGGACCAGGAATAA
- the hcst gene encoding hematopoietic cell signal transducer, with translation MVNNKFFTVVLFLLCNLTVALTDNSVSCYRIEPGTIAGIICADVLLTLIIVMVTYRCASFRRQKIENADKVYMNVRANCKT, from the exons ATGGTAAACAACAAATTCTTCACCGTGGTTCTCTTTTTACTTTGCA ACTTGACTGTGGCACTCACAG ACAACTCTGTGTCTTGCTACAGGATTGAGCCCGGGACAATAGCAGGCATCATCTGTGCAGATGTGTTGCTGACCCTTATCATTGTCATGGTCACCTATCGATGTGCCAGCTTTCGGCGTCAGAAGATAGAAAACG CTGACAAGGTGTATATGAATGTTCGGGCGAACTGCAAGACCTAA
- the LOC122987486 gene encoding TYRO protein tyrosine kinase-binding protein has product MWHYRKEKKNTSFLLSQWTPFSSSSSSIQSHVDNPHTPVSIACGQLFLFESSYCWLLTSCLWVQQYSHLKDNKKDLSFPPLRETSTKNMSDAICIVGSLFGSAEGQQECGSCYLINMGSVMGIIACDIILTIFITISVFCFVNLHKRRREWDSHNDKRNLPSSSKKMTTEVTESPYQELHGVQSDVYSELRHFRK; this is encoded by the exons ATGTGGcattacagaaaagaaaaaaaaaacaccagcttCCTCTTGTCTCAGTGGactcccttctcctcctcctcctcctcaataCAATCACATGTTGACAACCCTCACACCCCTGTCAGTATCGCTTGTGGACAGCTCTTCCTCTTTGAATCCTCCTACTGCTGGCTTCTAACATCTTGTTTATGGGTGCAACAATACAGCCATTTGAAAGACAACAAAAAGGAcctctcatttcctcctctaCGAGAAACCAGCACCAAGAATATGTCTGACGCTATTTGTATTGTGGGTTCACTATTTG GGTCTGCAGAGGGACAACAAG AATGTGGTTCCTGTTACCTAATAAACATGGGGTCTGTTATGGGCATTATTGCCTGTGATATAATCTTGACCATCTTCATCACAATTTCTGTGTTCTGCTTTGTAAATCTCCATAAGAGAAGGAGAGAATGGGATTCACACAACG ATAAAAGAAACCTTCCGTCATCATcaaagaaaatgacaacagaggTCACAGAATCTCCCTATCAG GAGTTACATGGAGTCCAGTCAGACGTGTACAGTGAACTTCGGCACTTTAGGAAATGA